Genomic segment of Xanthomonas sp. DAR 35659:
CGCGGACGATGTCCACCGGCTGCTGCGAGGCCTCCGACGGGAAGAACAGCACCCCGACCTGCTCGGCCAGGGTCTTGAGCTGCTCGATCGCGGCCGGGCGGTACACGTCGGCCGACACCACCATCACCTTCTTCTTGCGCTTTTCCTTCAGGTGCTTGGCCAGCTTGCCGACCGTGGTGGTCTTGCCCGCGCCCTGCAGGCCGGCCATCAGCACGATCGCCGGCGCCGGCACGTTGAGGTTGAGGTCGCTGGCGGCCGAGCCCATCACCGCGGTCAGCTCGTCGCGCACGACCTTGATCAGCGCCTGGCCGGGGGTCAGGCTCTTGAGCACCTCCTGGCCGACCGCGCGCACCTTGATGCGCTCGATCAGCGCCTGCACCACCGGCAGGGCGACGTCGGCCTCGAGCAGCGCGATGCGCACTTCGCGGGTGGCTTCGCGGATGTTCTCCTCGGTCAGGCGGCCGCGGCCGCGCAGGCGCTGCATGGTGCCGGAGAGGCGTTGGGTGAGGGATTCGAACATGCGGGCGGGTCGCGACGGGAAACGGCCGTCGATTATAGCCGCGCACGCCCGGCAACCCGGAGACGGCCGTACAACGGCTGCCCCAGCTGCGCCCTGCCAATCGGCGGGGCTGGCGGCGCCAGGGCGCGATGGCCGGTGCGCGGACCGAACCGGCCGCCGCTACCGGCCAGCGTCCAGCGCGGCTTCCGGGAAAGCCCCGCAGCGGGGACTCGGCGCGGCTGCGGAGCCGACATGCGGGCTTACGCGCCCAGCGGCGGCACCACGGGCGCAGCCCCGATATGCGAAACTGACGCGATGCTCCTCGTCCTCGTCGCGACCCTGCTGTATCTGACCGCCACCGGCCTGCTGGTCGGCTCGGTGGTGCGCGACCAGGTCGAGCGCAGCCGCGGCTGGCTATGGGTGGCGCTGCCCGCGGTGGCGTTGCACGCGGCCTATCACGTCCAGGTGGCGCTGCACACCGCCGGCGGGCCGGACATGCACTTCTTCGCCGCGCTGTCGCTGGTCAGCCTGGGCATGGCGCTGATGACCACCCTGGTCGGCGCCAGCGGACGCATGGCGGCGCTGGGCGTGGTGGTGTTCCCGCTGTCGGCGGCGCTGCTGCTGGCCTATCACGGGTACGGCCACGAGCCGGCGCCGATGCTGGACTGGCGGCTGCAGCTGCACGCCTGGATGGCGCTGCTGGCCTACGCCACCCTGGGCATCGCCGCATTGCTGGCGGTGATGCTGTGGCTGCAGGAACGCGCGCTGCGCCGTCGCGACTTCCACCCGTGGCTGCGCGCGCTGCCGCCGTTGACCGCGCTGGAGACGCTGCTGTTCCGCACCATCGTGGTCGGCTTCATCCTGCTGACCCTGACCCTGCTGACCGGCGTGCTGTTCGTGCAGGATTTCCTGGCGCAGCGGCTGGTGCACAAGACCGTGCTCAGCGTGCTGTCGTGGATCGTGTTCGGCGCGCTGCTGTTCGGCCGCTGGCGCTACGGCTGGCGCGGGATCAAGGCGGTGCACTGGACGCTGGCGGCGATGGTGTTGCTGCTGCTGGCGTTCTTCGGCAGCAAGTTCGTGATCGAACTGGTGCTCGGCTATCCGCAGTAGCGGCGCTGGGGATCTCAACGCCTCCCTGTAGGAGCGGCTTCAGCCGCGACGGAATGCCAGCGCACCCGGTTATCGTGCAGACGTGGCGTCGCG
This window contains:
- a CDS encoding cytochrome C assembly family protein, with the protein product MLLVLVATLLYLTATGLLVGSVVRDQVERSRGWLWVALPAVALHAAYHVQVALHTAGGPDMHFFAALSLVSLGMALMTTLVGASGRMAALGVVVFPLSAALLLAYHGYGHEPAPMLDWRLQLHAWMALLAYATLGIAALLAVMLWLQERALRRRDFHPWLRALPPLTALETLLFRTIVVGFILLTLTLLTGVLFVQDFLAQRLVHKTVLSVLSWIVFGALLFGRWRYGWRGIKAVHWTLAAMVLLLLAFFGSKFVIELVLGYPQ